The Lolium rigidum isolate FL_2022 chromosome 1, APGP_CSIRO_Lrig_0.1, whole genome shotgun sequence region TTTCTTTTTTGTTCGGTTGTTCAGGAGGAGATTTCCACACAAAAGACAGGTTGAGAACGGGAATCGACCTAACGCATGGCGTCATTTCAGAGGAATTGTCAAATGAAATGACGCTACAATTTCTCGGCAGCCAAACAGGTTATCATTGGAATTGCCAAATGAATTCCACAATTTTGTAAGGAATGCCTAGATACCAAACGAGCTCTAAAGGAATCTAGGACTACTTTCCTACACAAACTTCACTATGTATAGACAGCTGCTGCTCCTCAAACATGTGTAATTATCAAGGCAGTATTAAATATATATGGATGTGCATACCTTCTTTGGTTTCTGAAGAGAAGAAAGGATCTCTGCCTCATCCGCTATTCCAGCTATAGTAGGATGCTCAGATACCGAAAACGGGTGAAAAGTAGATTGACCTGACATATTTGAATCGTACGATGGCAGAGTCACAGTTAGAGACTGCTGGACAGGTAAGATAATTCCCAGTGGCATCATTCTTTTCAAGGAACTGAACTCAGTTGAGATATTTATTGCCTTAGCCTTGGCCTGCCCTGGATGAAAGCACAGCTTAATCAGATGTTCTATTAGAGAAGGAAACTGATTAAACAGTGCAACATTGCCCCCCTTCCGACAGCCCTTCTTTGCTGAGTTTAATATATGAGTAGCTGCTTCTCGTCTTGCAGAAACTGTTGACTTTGACACCGCAGCCATCATCCAAAGTGCTTGCTGAGGGTATGCCTGTAACACACACGTGATAATGTATCTGACAGTTTTGACAACATCACCATTCTGATGACAAATGCGGGATATCAATTGGGAGAGCACAGTCAGCCACTGATAAGTTGGTAGATCCTTCGAGGACCCACGAATGATGCTTAACATCTGCAATTAGATGGGATGATCAGATCTTTtacaaaaattcaaaataatgaGGAAAAATTACATGTGAAACAAAATTTACCCTATTATGAACGGTTACCATTCCTCCATTGGAGGAATTGTCATCTCTGATGTAtatgtttccaaattcgaaataaAGAGTAAGCAACCGTGGTAGTGCTTGAAAAAGATTCTTGTGTCCTTTGTGAAGTCCTTTTGCATAACATAGTGAGACTGTTGGAAGCAATTCCCACCAAGGCTTCTCTTGAGCTTGGGTACTTAAAGGGCCAGCAGAGCTAGGAGTGACAGATCCAACTCCACCTGTGAATTTCTTATCTTCCTGGCGTTTCCTAGCATCAACAAGTAAATCATCCAAAAACTTTGCCATGCAAAAGAAACCTTTTCCCATTTTGGCCGCAATTCTGCTACTCTATTGTAGAGACATCTGATTTCCTCGCTCTGTTTTTGCCCTGTATTGTGGATCCATCTAGTATAAAGAAGAAGGGTTTTAGACACATCtgggttctcttttgatgcttGTGTTGCAGAGAAAGGTGCATTTGGCAATGCGAGAGAAAGGCTGCAAAGGGAGGAAAGGACAACATTTCCCAAAACCTCCGCAGGCATGTTCAGAAGTGTTTGCTGAAGTTCAGCTATAGCACTATCAGATTTCCGTATATTCCAGAGGTGCTTTGCCTTCTCCATGTGAACGTTAGGAGCACCCGATGCGTCTGCTTCCAGTATTGCACGGTGGGCTGTTTCATAGTGACCAGCCGAACGGCAGAGCTTAGCGTACTGAAGCCAGCAGTTCCCAACTTGAGAATTCATATGACTCAGATTATAAACCATCCGCCGGAAAGCAAGCAAAGGCTCCCTTGCCCACAGAGATGATTGTGTACATCTAAGACGGTTATCCCAGTCTGTTGTTAATTTCAGAAATTTTGGATCATCTGCACTGAACGATTTATCGAGAAATGACTCGTCTCCCAGCAGCGAGTTGAAGTCTTCCAACTCGCACAGCATGTGGAGCTTTACAATGTAGGGATATGCACGCATGTATGAGTCCATGCCTGCTGCAGCCAATGGAACAAGCAATGCTTGCTTGGACTGGGCAATCTTTTCAGCAACCATAAACTGGTCTTTGTTCATCATTGCCTTGAATATCTTAGCAAGACCTATGTCAAACGAAGCACTGTTCTCAGAACTGCTGCACACAAGACCTTTGTCTGCCTCAGGTAGGTACTCATCCATGAGATCCCATCTCCCTAATCTCCAAGCTGCTTGCACTCCTTGCATGCACCAAGTTTTCTTATACTGAGGTATTCTGCACACCAAACCATCTACATGTGCAATCATGGCTTGAAGGTGGCACATGTTGAGCGAACAGTTGAGAACATCACAATGTCTCTGGACAGAATCAGGTTCCATTTGCAAAGCATGTTCACATAGTGTTAGCACTTCAGCCCAGTTTCCAGTTTTCTCATTGATGATTAGTTGATCTTGTAGGCTTGATGATTTCCTCAGATTAGCTAAACCTAATAGACCATCGGGCTCATCCAATCCTCCATATATTTCCATGAGAAAAGAGATGTCATCATCTGAAAAAGTGCCACTATACTCTGCAGCTGGATTAGAGGAACCAGACATCTCTCGGACATGAGATTCAAAATATGCTAGAgcacgagcatgagcttgacatcTAAAAGATGTCTTAGCTAGAGTAACTTTAGGTATAGCAGCCAGCAGCTCCGCAACATTGCTACACTGCACCAGCAATTGATCTTGGCCATCATTTTTCAGTTTACCTGCATGCTTCCCAGCCATGGCATGACTAGACTGGGATAGAGCGATTTCCTGTTTGAGGTCATCAACCCATTGCCCAAGATTATCAAGTAAAGTGAAGATCGCCTGAACACAAACCTCACTCTGTCCCCCAGTAATACCATGAACAGTAGCCCCACTACTTTCTGAAGCAGCTGCATTGAGAACAGACAAAATTTCATCGGTGATACTTTGCCGAGCCTCTGGGGTTCCATAGCAAACAGCATTTAAAACCAAGTACGGTAGAAGATAGAGTGCAGTTGGCATGTCATGCCGAACAATTCCCCGACATGCACTGAAAATACCATAACGCGATCCAGTTGCGTGTGATGTCAACTTTCTAATCCAATAATATATCCATCTTCTAAAAGACATTGTTGGACGGTATATTGGGCCGAGTAGAGCAGCATCACTCACATTAGGAAGATGAAATCTTGATGTCAAGCACGGTGCAATTATTTCCTTAACATAACTAGAAAAACGTCCCCACAACTTCTGGCCCCTTTTGCTCATTTCACAACTACTTGAATCCTTCCCATTATCTTCATTGGGTAAAGATTGACAGCCAGCCAATTTCAGTAGCTCTTGAATAGCCAAGGCAGCAGAATCTTGTACTGTAGTGTCAGAAGCAGCTCTGAATGCCCTTGCAAGATGCTTGTGGATCAACTCAAATATAAGATCATCATCTGAACATTCAATCTTAAAGCGCTCACACGAAATCACCTTGAACTTAGCAGGATCAACTGCACCCAGTGCACCAAGACAATCAGCACAAACTAATTTCAATCTCTGGCCAACAATTGTCCTTGATTCCTCAGCACATCCTTTAAGTAAAGCCGTAATCAAAGCGCTAATTACATCCAAATCAGAAATATCTTCACCAATTATAAGGGCGGTAATATCCTCCCGTTTGGCCTTGAATAATTTACTCAACTCACATGCTACCATGTACCTTACATTCAAGCTCTCATGATTAAGACCATCAACAGCATCCTTTAGATGATCTTGCAAAGTCATTGATCCTCTGGCTTCCTGTATTACTTTGTTTACCTCCGACAAAGATGGTAAGCTAGGCAACAACGGCAATTCACGTATGTGCTGTTTAAGCAACTTGTTGTTTTTCACAATAAGTTCTTCCAGAATTTCAACAGTTTTGCTCAGGTGCACAGAAGCACGTTCTTTGCACCTTTCCAGAGATGGAATGAAAGCAGCTACAACTTGGGACATAACATACTTGATACTCGTCGGTGATACCTCAGCCAATTGCTTTATAAAAAAATGTAGCACATCAAGACCATCCATTTGAAGAGCTTCCTTATCAGTGGCAAAAATCAACAGAACCATAATCTTTGGTGCATGTGTACTCAAATAAGGGCCCATCATCTCAACTAACTTCCGTATACGCTGGAGAGcttgtttttgaatttttgtgTCATCAGAATGAAGCATCTTCTTGTCAATGCTATTGAGAAGTCTGACAAAATCATTCTTCAAGAACTCAGGAAGGGTGTCATTGCCTGTCAAAATTCTTGCAATATTCTGTATTGTTGGGGAGATTTTTGTTGTCCTGAAAATCAAAACTACATTACAACTCGTTCAACATTATGCCTAATTGTGAGAGAAGTATGTGGACAGCTGTGTCTATGATGAAAAGAGAAGTTACCTTCTATCTGTCTCAGTGTGATCAGATTCTCCAGGAAAACATATGATCTCATCAAGCAGTGTTGGCAAAGCAGCTGCAAATATCTCTTTGCTATCAGTTCCAGTTTCAGTGTGATAAAACTGTAGAACAGATGGCAAATGCTTCCCATCTTCATAAAATAGAGCGAAGGAGAGCACTTTAGGTAATGAATTAACAATCAATGGTACTAGTTCAGTGTTTAGATGGTTTGCCAGTTCATGCAGAGTAATAACTGCTTGGTCGCTCTTTGGGTGAGACACAATAAGCTTTGGTATGACTGATGGAACCATTCTCCTAATCAGCTCTTCAGTCTTAATCCCAAAAACAGCCTCAGCAAATTCACTGATCACTGCAGGATGACTCACAAGTCTAGATGACAGATAATCATATAAATTATCTCTAACACGGAAGTTCTTCGAGAGGAAAAGTTCTATTCCTCCTTTGAAACAGTAAGTACAGCATCTGCGAAGTAATCTCGATGCGGTCTTCCTTACAATGGGATCGGGGTTATCGAGCTGAGCAATAAGCAATACAAATGAGCAGAAAAACACTTCTCCTTGAGTATCACTAGCTTGCATAACTGTAGCAGTTGATTCCAAAAGAGTCAGTAGAACGTGAGAATCTCCAGCTTGTGCGAAAGCATGCTTTATTTTGTCCATGAAGTTGACTTCTTTGGTCCCCCCCTTCATTTTCACTTCATCTGAGAACAGAATGTCCATAACTCTATTTTCCAAGAAGCAGCATACTACAAGAGAAAATGCATCTCTGACATCTTTCATTCCATTAAGCAGTAGAAAATCAATACATTTTAGCCACTTAATTTTCATCTCAAGGAGAACCTCTCTGCTAGAATGTCGCAATACTCGTGGCAAAACTTCAACCATAGAAATGATACATTCTTTGGAAGTCTGTGCATAGAGGAACTTGAAGAAAAGTATGTGGGCCTTCAACATGTTACTTTTCAAGCCAACATTTTCAGCTTGCATTACTGCCATGTCCACAACAGAAATTTGCTCTTTAGTATTGACAGTATTGATATCACACTGAGGGCAACAGAAACCTTTTAAGAGAAGATCTAACGTTGAGACTGGTTGCTTTGCCTTCTTGTCCACGAACAGCTTGCAACTGCTCCCTGCTTTGTCAGTAACATTAGTGGTTCCATTTAAACAAGAGAGGAggccaagtgaaaaggcaatacatTTCCACACTTGCTCAGATCCTAAATCACCAAACAACCTGAAGAAACACAAGCCAACTCGAGGCTATCAGATCTTGCAGAACTAGGAAAACAAATTAAGTGCAGTTTTGTTAGAAGCAACTGCAGATAAATTAACATTCCTCGACCAAGGGAATGCCTTCAATAATATTTGGTAACCATAAGTCCATAACCCAACCAGAACATGTTTTGTTTCTAAAATGCATAGTCTGAAATCAGGGAAAAGGAAGCATATTTACTTACTCAAGTTTCTTGAACATCACTCCCAGCATCCTAGGACCAGTGTACATTACAATAATGGGTAGTGACATAAGAGCCTCATTTTGAACCTCCGCAGATTCACTATGGGTAGCCAGTTCAAGGACTTCAAGGTAACATTCAGTATTCAGTTTATCGCCAATCTTGGCAATAACTTGTACCATAAGGCATTTTAACTTCCAGTCCAAACATGCTTGAGTGGAAGCATGACCGTCAGACCACATCCGTTTCAGCAAATTAACAAGATCAACATAGTCTTCACCACTGTCACCAATCAACCGAGCTTCATCTTCAAATAGTCCAGTGTCTCCAGGATGAGAGGCTACATAGACATTCAGACATGAAGTGAACAATAAAATTGAAAGAAAGAGAGCTACAtgaatacatcatcatgtatccaTGAATGTTAGGTCTGGCCAAAGATCAAAGCTACGAGGCTTATAAGCTTATCCTAGGACAATGGCATCAGTAGATCCCTTATTCATATTTATAACCTTCTGATTCTGATAGGTTCAAGTGCTGCTCTATGTTCTCGATGATTTGATTCAGGGAAGGATGGATTGTTGGGGATGTAAGCATGCAGGGTCTATAAGCTGGGCTTGCAGAAACAGCCCATCAAAATTATTTAGTGAGCTACCTTATATAGTGTCCAAGTCATTCCAAGAAGTTGTATTGAATAAGCCTATGCTACACAAGCAAACCTCAAAAGGGATATTAAGAAGTAATGCATTTGTTATAACTAAAGCAACCTAAGATCTCATATATACTTCACATGAGTTGCAACATGGCATGTCAAAAATGCAGAAGGAGGAAAACCTTACATCGGAGAAGCATTACAGTCTGAAGAGCTTTGAAATATAGTAATACGTCAAAGGAAAACAAACATTTCTCGGTTGGCTGCATCATTCAATGATGGTTAGCAAGTCAAGTTAACAAACGATGACAAGCTAAAATCAATTACGTGCAGCTTCATGATTTCTGCCTACCTGCTTGCAGATCCAAGGGATCCAGGATAGAACTTGCTTAGAAATTCTAATAAACAGACTTGTCTTTGGATTTACGCAGAGCGAAAGACAGAGAAGACTAAGCACTTGTATGGCAATCTCAGGCTCCAATGGATAAGCATTATGATTGTCAGGTGATAAGAACTTGATGCATGAGCTTAGTGACAGTTGAAGATCATAGGCATAATCTTTTGCTAGTTTATGTCTTATGCCAGCAGAAGATAATAATTTAGTCATAGATGAATCAGCAGACGATTGTGATTCTGAAACCTTTCGACGTTTGTAACAAATATTTTCCTGGTTCTGAGCTATTCTTTTCTGGCCCGCTTTTGGCAGGCCAGATATTTCAGATTTCTCCTGAAAGCTGCCTCGATCACCTCTGTCATCCACAGATATAGAACTCTGACCGAATTTGTCAACAACCAGCCAAATGCATTCAGTCAGTTTGCTATAAGGCTTGGGCAAGTACAGCAACTTCAGAAGGATCTCTGGGTTCCATACTTGTGGCGGGCAGAATTCTACTATTCTCTTGTATGCATTACACATCGCAGCCTGCAAAAGGTAGCTAGCATTAGtacatggaagaacccacaaaaaCCAGGGAGATATAGTTGTTAACCTGAAGCTCTGAGCTTCTGCTGGTCTGTACTGCTCTTGCAAAAACATTGACAATATCAGCAGCCgtggattcaacaatataaccaggACACGAAGAATGCAGAGCATGAAGACAGGCACCCATTGAAAAGTCATAATCTGCATCACTGCAGAAACGAAATAAACTGTAATGCTACTTGACAATGTTTGTGCACATTCCAATAATATCCAGAACAAAATAAAATCTACATCAAAGTGAGGCTTTTAACATTAGGCACAGGGAACCAGTACAATGCTTGTTGCATTGTATGCTCTTATCTTAAGGTCCTCAATTGTGACTCTTTTCAAGAATACCCCCGTTATGACTAACAAAAGTTTTGGAAAGCCTATAGTTGATCAATTCGACGACTACCATTATCAGTTTTATCATGTACAATGTAGTTtgacacaaaaaaaaaaaggctaTTGTGTATGAAGCATATCCAGAGAAGGCAAACAGATCAGTATTTTTGTAACAAAGTGAAGGGAAAAGGGTACATATCGGATGTCCCCGAAGGGACAAAAGGGTACATAATTATTGACCAAAAAAGTGCAAATATAATCCAGCATTACAGATTTGCGTTCTATGTTTCTTCCAGGTGACAAATTCATTGTCTACATTACTACTGAACTATTTAGAGACTGATTCATGAAATCAAATATTCacctgtgacagaataaaaatggaTTATAATTAGGTAAACATAGAAGAAGTACAAATAGAATAAAAATGGATTATAATAAGCTAATACAACCTAGGATGCCTGCATACTGGTTCTTCTTATCT contains the following coding sequences:
- the LOC124662481 gene encoding LOW QUALITY PROTEIN: serine/threonine-protein kinase ATR-like (The sequence of the model RefSeq protein was modified relative to this genomic sequence to represent the inferred CDS: inserted 1 base in 1 codon; deleted 2 bases in 1 codon; substituted 2 bases at 2 genomic stop codons), with the protein product MSNFSSHIKELRELIAGSSSSAAAGPASAHFEAKLREVLPSLLRDHVLPSPTANERETTAVLKLLTYTARRFPGVFFNGRPAEVVRVIGRILPFFADPDYQSIIFDTVWSLLSLLRTGDREAYRQFFLDLMIAVEDLEYVASNNTESGCLVKCLCGSFSDILDSPAIFSELPDRFQPKSGPGVLVDLSGGMRWCPFATSLMRLINKCLTDGTLHVEGLVTMPFVSAAWSILCYGDESLHKVCFDFVRIVATVTTVEILPMETIIRSITWILSQDINELSSVRYACLDYCTPFSDVIWSSXKLHGAEDNSXHCSNVDNEFVTWKKHRTDADYDFSMGACLHALHSSCPGYIVESTAADIVNVFARAVQTSRSSELQAAMCNAYKRIVEFCPPQVWNPEILLKLLYLPKPYSKLTECIWLVVDKFGQSSISVDDRGDRGSFQEKSEISGLPKAGQKRIAQNQENICYKRRKVSESQSSADSSMTKLLSSAGIRHKLAKDYAYDLQLSLSSCIKFLSPDNHNAYPLEPEIAIQVLSLLCLSLCVNPKTSLFIRISKQVLSWIPWICKQPTEKCLFSFDVLLYFKALQTVMLLRSSHPGDTGLFEDEARLIGDSGEDYVDLVNLLKRMWSDGHASTQACLDWKLKCLMVQVIAKIGDKLNTECYLEVLELATHSESAEVQNEALMSLPIIVMYTGPRMLGVMFKKLELFGDLGSEQVWKCIAFSLGLLSCLNGTTNVTDKAGSSCKLFVDKKAKQPVSTLDLLLKGFCCPQCDINTVNTKEQISVVDMAVMQAENVGLKSNMLKAHILFFKFLYAQTSKECIISMVEVLPRVLRHSSREVLLEMKIKWLKCIDFLLLNGMKDVRDAFSLVVCCFLENRVMDILFSDEVKMKGGTKEVNFMDKIKHAFAQAGDSHVLLTLLESTATVMQASDTQGEVFFCSFVLLIAQLDNPDPIVRKTASRLLRRCCTYCFKGGIELFLSKNFRVRDNLYDYLSSRLVSHPAVISEFAEAVFGIKTEELIRRMVPSVIPKLIVSHPKSDQAVITLHELANHLNTELVPLIVNSLPKVLSFALFYEDGKHLPSVLQFYHTETGTDSKEIFAAALPTLLDEIICFPGESDHTETDRRTTKISPTIQNIARILTGNDTLPEFLKNDFVRLLNSIDKKMLHSDDTKIQKQALQRIRKLVEMMGPYLSTHAPKIMVLLIFATDKEALQMDGLDVLHFFIKQLAEVSPTSIKYVMSQVVAAFIPSLERCKERASVHLSKTVEILEELIVKNNKLLKQHIRELPLLPSLPSLSEVNKVIQEARGSMTLQDHLKDAVDGLNHESLNVRYMVACELSKLFKAKREDITALIIGEDISDLDVISALITALLKGCAEESRTIVGQRLKLVCADCLGALGAVDPAKFKVISCERFKIECSDDDLIFELIHKHLARAFRAASDTTVQDSAALAIQELLKLAGCQSLPNEDNGKDSSSCEMSKRGQKLWGRFSSYVKEIIAPCLTSRFHLPNVSDAALLGPIYRPTMSFRRWIYYWIRKLTSHATGSRYGIFSACRGIVRHDMPTALYLLPYLVLNAVCYGTPEARQSITDEILSVLNAAASESSGATVHGITGGQSEVCVQAIFTLLDNLGQWVDDLKQEIALSQSSHAMAGKHAGKLKNDGQDQLLVQCSNVAELLAAIPKVTLAKTSFRCQAHARALAYFESHVREMSGSSNPAAEYSGTFSDDDISFLMEIYGGLDEPDGLLGLANLRKSSSLQDQLIINEKTGNWAEVLTLCEHALQMEPDSVQRHCDVLNCSLNMCHLQAMIAHVDGLVCRIPQYKKTWCMQGVQAAWRLGRWDLMDEYLPEADKGLVCSSSENSASFDIGLAKIFKAMMNKDQFMVAEKIAQSKQALLVPLAAAGMDSYMRAYPYIVKLHMLCELEDFNSLLGDESFLDKSFSADDPKFLKLTTDWDNRLRCTQSSLWAREPLLAFRRMVYNLSHMNSQVGNCWLQYAKLCRSAGHYETAHRAILEADASGAPNVHMEKAKHLWNIRKSDSAIAELQQTLLNMPAEVLGNVVLSSLCSLSLALPNAPFSATQASKENPDVSKTLLLYTRWIHNTGQKQSEEIRCLYNRVAELRPKWXKGFFCMAKFLDDLLVDARKRQEDKKFTGGVGSVTPSSAGPLSTQAQEKPWWELLPTVSLCYAKGLHKGHKNLFQALPRLLTLYFEFGNIYIRDDNSSNGGMVTVHNRMLSIIRGSSKDLPTYQWLTVLSQLISRICHQNGDVVKTVRYIITCVLQAYPQQALWMMAAVSKSTVSARREAATHILNSAKKGCRKGGNVALFNQFPSLIEHLIKLCFHPGQAKAKAINISTEFSSLKRMMPLGIILPVQQSLTVTLPSYDSNMSGQSTFHPFSVSEHPTIAGIADEAEILSSLQKPKKVVFLGSDGVARPFLCKPKDDLRKDSRMMEFNAVINRLLSKVPESRRRKLYIRTFAVVPLTEDCGLVEWVPNTRGLRHILQDIYITCGKYDRMKTTSQIKRLYDECHASKMAEDVMLKTKILPLFPPVFHKWFLMTFSEPAAWFRARLAYAHTAAVWSMVGHIVGLGDRHGENILIDATTGDCVHVDFSCLFDKGLQLEKPEVVPFRLTQNMIDGLGITGYEGVFLKVCEITLSVLRGHKEALMTVLETFIHDPLVEWTKTSKSSGGEVRNPQAQRAIANITARLQGVVVGVNAAPSLPLSVEGQARRLIAEAVSHKNLGKMYIWWMPWF